The nucleotide sequence CCCGTGAAAATGCGAGAGGTTCTCAGGATAAAATTACCAAAGAACTTTGGGAACATATCAACTCAATGTATCATTACATAAATGCTCCCGAACTCCCACAACGCTTAGAAACAGCGGAAGCCATTGGTATTTTATCCAAACTTAACAAAGATTTCTTATTGTATAACGGAATTTTTCACGTGACTATGCCTAGAGGTTTAGGCTGGTGTTTTTCAAGTATTGGAAAAAACTTAGAACGATGTTTGCAAACCATCACTTTTACACAAGCCTATTATAAACCCATAAATTTTAACCTAGAAGGAGACGAAGATTTCCTCTATTGGAGAAAACTACTGCTTTCATTATCAGGATATGAATTATACATGAAAAGCTATAGTAATATTCCACACAACCGCAAAGTAGTTCAACAAGTTATCTTTAATAAAGATTTTGCTCATTCTGTAATTTACACCTTGGGACTAATTGAAACGAGTCTTAATTGTTTATTTAAAGACAATCATTTGAGTGAAGCACGAACCATGCGCAACCATTTTGGGCGTCTCAAGAGTGCCGTGGAGTTTACGGATTATCATCATCTAACCAATCAACAATTGCAACACGTACTCGAAGACACTAAATTACAATTGAATGCATTTTCGACTGACTTTTCTAAATTATTCTTTTCTTATACCTAAAATCAATGGCAGTTTTCAAAATCGTTCACATCACTAAATATCAATACAATTGGCCTATTAAGGAAAGTATAAACGAAATTCGTTTATTTCCGCATCATTTTGTAAATCAAGATGTGCTACAATACCAACTCTTAATCACTAACAATCCTGAAGTAATCATTTCGGAAGATTATCATGGTAATAGAGTCGGGAATTTCAACACCCTTGAAGCCCATACCGAAATGTGCATAGAAAGCAGAATGTTAGTACGTGTTAGTCATTCCCTCAAAATCCCAGAGATTGATCACGCAACGGTAAAAGATTTAATAAATGAAAAAGAAAAAAGCATCAGCTTAACGAGATTTTCTTATCCCGAAGACATCAAAAAACAAGATGAAATTGAACAGATATTAAAAAATATAGGAACTGAAAACAAAACCATTATCACATTAGCACAAGAATGCAATGAATATATTTACACTCATTTTACATATACTAAAGGGATTACCACAATAAACACTACACTAGATGAAATTTTAGAATTAAAAAAAGGAGTATGCCAAGATTTTGCACATCTCCTACTCCAACTAATGCGAACTCTAGGAATTCCCGCTCGTTATGTTAGTGGTTATATTTGTCCAAATCAAAGTGGCATGAGAGGTGAAGGAGCCACCCACGCTTGGGTAGAAATCTACTCCCCTATACAAGGTTGGCTAGGGATTGACCCAAC is from Flavobacterium sp. NG2 and encodes:
- a CDS encoding alpha-E domain-containing protein gives rise to the protein MEVNMLSRVADGIYWLNRYMERTDGMLLTLNTLYIMSFDQETNDHQGYKPLLEYYTDLSDEEINQVQYNTNYVLKYIICDAKNVNSVKNLITRARENARGSQDKITKELWEHINSMYHYINAPELPQRLETAEAIGILSKLNKDFLLYNGIFHVTMPRGLGWCFSSIGKNLERCLQTITFTQAYYKPINFNLEGDEDFLYWRKLLLSLSGYELYMKSYSNIPHNRKVVQQVIFNKDFAHSVIYTLGLIETSLNCLFKDNHLSEARTMRNHFGRLKSAVEFTDYHHLTNQQLQHVLEDTKLQLNAFSTDFSKLFFSYT
- a CDS encoding transglutaminase family protein, with protein sequence MAVFKIVHITKYQYNWPIKESINEIRLFPHHFVNQDVLQYQLLITNNPEVIISEDYHGNRVGNFNTLEAHTEMCIESRMLVRVSHSLKIPEIDHATVKDLINEKEKSISLTRFSYPEDIKKQDEIEQILKNIGTENKTIITLAQECNEYIYTHFTYTKGITTINTTLDEILELKKGVCQDFAHLLLQLMRTLGIPARYVSGYICPNQSGMRGEGATHAWVEIYSPIQGWLGIDPTNNIWTMDNHVKLSVGLNFSDCTPVKGTFKGLAKQTLSVCVSIGYEDGRHFEEINDVQLQEVSTEVQEQLDYIDHLYQQQEQQQQ